AGCTTTTAGAACAAAGATTACAGCACGCTATCACACGTGCAAAAAAGCGTTTAGCCTCAAATTAATATAAACCTGGACACACGCATGAAAATCCTACTGGTTGAAGACGAAATCAAAACGGGCAACTATCTAAAGCAAGGCCTTGTCAGAACAAACTCAACGGCCAAAAAGTTTTTTTGTCAAAAAAGCACTCGAAAACTATAAAGAAGATATGCAGAACTGGTTAGAAGCGCAAACCCGCAACAATGCGCAGGATCGTAATTTGATAAGCCTAGGAGCCTGTCGGACTAAGCCAATCGGCTGCAAAAAAGCTGGATTTGGCCAGTTTTTGCCCACTTCCTCGTCAAATAGCTAGCTATTCTCCTCGGAATTGAACAAAAACTGACTCAAACCAGACTTTTTTTCGCTTCGACCGGTTTAGTCCGACAGGCTCCTAGCCGAGCTGGAAAAAGCACTTGGCCACTGACAAAATCTATCAACTGATCTTTGATGACAAGGTGATTAAAGACCTTAAAAAAATCGACCAGGCCTGGCAACGCAAAATTTTGGACGCGATAAAAACCAAGTTAGCGCCTAACCTTTTTCAGGTAAAAAATTAGTCGGTGACTTATCACCCTATTACCGCATGTGCGTCGGCGATTATCGCGTTATTTATGAAGTAATCGAGCAACGTGTGATCATTAATGTAATCAAAATCCGCCATCGAAAAGACGTTTATTCCAAGACGCTATAACGAAGTTATTGAACAATAAATGCTTGTAAAACACACTGAGACCATCAAACTTCAATAAACAGCCGCACTTCATCACAGCAGCTATTTTCTGTAAAAAATGGCATATCCCTTACTACGCAATGAATTTGACATTTTTTAAAGCGAAGATAATTTTTTTGAGGTAACATCCTTGTAAGTGATTTTTCTCATAACAACTGTTAATTTTGATAAGACCGTATAACTTGTCAGAATGACAGTTTGTAGTCAATATACAGGCATAACAGCCTGAAAATTTCTTCAATACAAAATAACAAGGCGAAAGTGCCTTATAGTTTCAAGGGGGTCTTAATTGCAGGGTATACCAGACATATTTCTTACTCATGCATCAGATATCCTAGGTGATACTGAGCAAGGGTTGTCAGGCAACAATATTGTCAGAGCATTTGTTAGCTACGCATTTGACTTGAATGTGACTATTCCTCACGCTTCATATCCATTCGATGCTCCGAACAAGCGAACGGCTTTGCTTGAAAACTTGCGCGTTTTTGAGGCGAAAGATCAATACAGAATTATCAAGGAACTTTGCGAGCACCCGAAGCTTCCTCAGCCAGTTTCTGATACCATAAATAATCTAAAAATTCAGTTAATTGCAAGATACGGTTCCCAATTTGGAATTGTTAGCTCTGAAACGCTGAACATGGCTCTCGTTGACGAGGCAAAGCACTGGCTAGCCGGCTTCCCCGATAGTTTAAAGCTTTATGAGTCATCGTTAATGAAGTTTAGCAGCGGAGTATTTCAGCGGAATTTGTTAGATGACCTTAGGCTTTCAATGGAGTTACTTCTAAAAGCAATCTTCAGCAATGGCAAGTCACTAGAAAATCAGATTTCTGAGATCGGAACATATATTAGTAGTAACGGTGGATCAAAGCAATTCACCAACATGTTTAAGACACTAGTTGACTACTATTCAAAGTACCAAAATACCTTTGTAAAACATAATGATGCTGTTATCGAGGAGGAGGTAGAGTTCATCTTTGAAATGACGTCTTCCTTTATGAAGCATCTCGTTAAAATGAGCATTAAAAGTTAACAAGGCCAAGCATTGCGACGGATTTGTCGTTGCGGCTTCGCCTCCACAACAAATCCGCGCGTGTTGGCGGAGTTATAACTTCACCTAGGATTATGTCTCTATGGATATTTGGATTGCCGCATTACTAAATTCTTTAAGTACAGTTGTGCTGATGTTAATTTTGGTTTTTTTATCTCG
The nucleotide sequence above comes from Thiomicrospira sp. R3. Encoded proteins:
- a CDS encoding type II toxin-antitoxin system RelE/ParE family toxin — its product is MCVGDYRVIYEVIEQRVIINVIKIRHRKDVYSKTL